A genomic stretch from Falco naumanni isolate bFalNau1 chromosome 6, bFalNau1.pat, whole genome shotgun sequence includes:
- the KCNK3 gene encoding potassium channel subfamily K member 3: MKRQNVRTLALIMCTFTYLLVGAAVFDALESEEETAERLRLEVKSQELKSKYNLSAESYRELEWVVLKLKPHKAGVQWKFAGSFYFAITVITTIGYGHAAPSTDGGKVFCMVYALLGIPLTLVMFQSLGERINTFVRYLLHRIKKCLGMRRAEVSMANMVTIGFFSCISTLCIGAAAFSYYEHWSFFHAYYYCFITLTTIGFGDYVALQKDEALQNKPQYVAFSFVYILTGLTVIGAFLNLVVLRFMTMNAEDEKRDAEHRALLTRNGKASSIHTTDTTSAAPAAVGGSGGGGGGFRNVYAEVLHFQSMCSCLWYKSREKLQYSIPMIIPRDLSNSDTCVEQSHSSPGRCPETPSNRCFCNARRSAISSVSTGLHSLAAFQGLMKRRSSV, encoded by the exons ATGAAGCGGCAGAACGTGCGGACGCTGGCGCTCATCATGTGCACCTTCACCTACCTGCTGGTGGGCGCCGCCGTCTTCGACGCGCTGGAGTCGGAGGAGGAGACGGCGGAGCGGCTGCGGCTGGAGGTGAAGAGCCAGGAGCTGAAGAGCAAGTACAACCTCAGCGCCGAGAGCTACCGAGAACTCGAGTGGGTCGTCCTCAAGCTCAAGCCGCACAAGGCCGGCGTCCAGTGGAAATTCGCCGGTTCTTTCTACTTCGCCATCACCGTCATCACTACCATAG GTTACGGCCATGCAGCCCCCAGCACGGACGGGGGGAAGGTCTTCTGCATGGTCTATGCCCTTCTGGGGATCCCCCTCACCCTCGTCATGTTCCAGAGCTTGGGCGAAAGGATCAACACTTTTGTCAGGTACCTCCTCCACCGCATCAAGAAGTGCCTTGGCATGAGGCGGGCGGAGGTCTCCATGGCCAACATGGTCACCATTGGGTTCTTCTCCTGCATCAGCACCCTCTGCATCGGggcagctgccttctcctacTACGAACACTGGAGCTTCTTCCACGCCTACTACTACTGCTTCATCACCCTCACCACCATTGGCTTTGGGGACTATGTGGCCCTGCAGAAGGATGAAGCCCTCCAGAACAAGCCACAGTATGTGGCCTTCAGCTTCGTCTACATCCTGACGGGGCTGACGGTCATTGGAGCTTTCCTCAACCTGGTGGTGCTGCGTTTCATGACCATGAATGCCGAGGATGAGAAGCGGGATGCCGAGCACCGGGCGCTGCTCACCCGCAATGGGAAAGCCAGCAGCATCCACACCACGGACACCACCTCGGCCGCGCCAGCAGCGGTGGGGGGCAGCGGCGGTGGCGGGGGTGGCTTTCGGAACGTCTACGCTGAGGTTCTCCACTTCCAATCCATGTGCTCGTGCCTGTGGTACAAGAGCCGGGAGAAGCTGCAGTACTCCATCCCTATGATCATCCCCAGGGACCTCTCCAACTCGGATACCTGCGTGGAGCAGAGCCATTCCTCACCTGGCCGCTGTCCAGAGACCCCCTCCAACAGATGCTTCTGCAATGCCCGCCGGTCAGCTATCAGCTCTGTCTCCACTGGTCTCCACAGCCTGGCAGCTTTCCAGGGGCTCATGAAGCGTCGCAGCTCCGTGTAg